A single Biomphalaria glabrata chromosome 2, xgBioGlab47.1, whole genome shotgun sequence DNA region contains:
- the LOC129924663 gene encoding uncharacterized protein LOC129924663, producing MSSIQSIGGIQSCIDMSSIQSIGGIQSCIDMSSIQSIGGIQSCIDMSSIQSIGAIQSCIDMSSIQSIGAIQSCIDMSSIQSIGGIQSCIDMSSIQSIGAIQSCIDMSSIQSIGAIQSCIDMSSIQSIGGIQSCIDMSSIQSIGAIQSCIDMSSIQSIGAIQSCIDMSSIQSIGAIQSCIDMSSIQSIGAIQSCIDMSSIQSIGGIQSCIDMSSIQSIGAIQSCIDMSSIQSIGAIQSCIDMSSIQSIGGIQSCIDMSSIQSIGAIQSCIDMSSIQSIGAIQSCIDMSSIQSIGGIQSCIDMSSIQSIGGIQSCVDMSSIQSIGAIQSCIDMSSIQSIGAIQSCIDMSSIQSIGAIQSCIDMSSIQSIGAIQSCIDMSSIQSIGGIQSCVDMSSIQSIGAIQSCIDMSSIQSIGAIQSCIDMSSIQSIGAIQSCIDMSSIQSIGGIQSCIDMSSIQSIGGIQSCIDMSSIQSIGAIQSCIDMSSIQSIGAIQSCIDMSSIQSIGAIQSCIDMSSIQSIGAIQSCIDMSSIQSIGAIQSCIDMSSIQSIGAIQSCIDMSSIQSIGGIQSCIDMSSIQSIGGIQSCIDMSSIQSIGGIQSCIDMSSIQSIGAIQSCIDMSSIQSIGAIQSCIDMSSIQSIGAIQSCIDMSSIQSIGAIQSCIDMSSIQSIGAIQSCIDMSSIQSIGGIQSCIDMSSIQSIGAIQSCIDMSSIQSIGAIQSCIDMSSIQSIGAIQSCIDMSMLRSFLE from the coding sequence ATGTCTAGTATTCAGAGTATTGGTGGGATACAGAGCTGTATAGATATGTCTAGTATTCAGAGTATTGGTGGGATACAGAGCTGTATAGATATGTCTAGTATTCAGAGTATTGGTGGGATACAGAGCTGTATAGATATGTCTAGTATTCAGAGTATTGGTGCTATACAGAGCTGTATAGATATGTCTAGTATTCAGAGTATTGGTGCTATACAGAGCTGTATAGATATGTCTAGTATTCAGAGTATTGGTGGGATACAGAGCTGTATAGATATGTCTAGTATTCAGAGTATTGGTGCTATACAGAGCTGTATAGATATGTCTAGTATTCAGAGTATTGGTGCTATACAGAGCTGTATAGATATGTCTAGTATTCAGAGTATTGGTGGGATACAGAGCTGTATAGATATGTCTAGTATTCAGAGTATTGGTGCTATACAGAGCTGTATAGATATGTCTAGTATTCAGAGTATTGGTGCTATACAGAGCTGTATAGATATGTCTAGTATTCAGAGTATTGGTGCTATACAGAGCTGTATAGATATGTCTAGTATTCAGAGTATTGGTGCTATACAGAGCTGTATAGATATGTCTAGTATTCAGAGTATTGGTGGTATACAGAGCTGTATAGATATGTCTAGTATTCAGAGTATTGGTGCTATACAGAGCTGTATAGATATGTCTAGTATTCAGAGTATTGGTGCTATACAGAGCTGTATAGATATGTCTAGTATTCAGAGTATTGGTGGGATACAGAGCTGTATAGATATGTCTAGTATTCAGAGTATTGGTGCTATACAGAGCTGTATAGATATGTCTAGTATTCAGAGTATTGGTGCTATACAGAGCTGTATAGATATGTCTAGTATTCAGAGTATTGGTGGTATACAGAGCTGTATAGATATGTCTAGTATTCAGAGTATTGGTGGGATACAGAGCTGTGTAGATATGTCTAGTATTCAGAGTATTGGTGCTATACAGAGCTGTATAGATATGTCTAGTATTCAGAGTATTGGTGCTATACAGAGCTGTATAGATATGTCTAGTATTCAGAGTATTGGTGCTATACAGAGCTGTATAGATATGTCTAGTATTCAGAGTATTGGTGCTATACAGAGCTGTATAGATATGTCTAGTATTCAGAGTATTGGTGGGATACAGAGCTGTGTAGATATGTCTAGTATTCAGAGTATTGGTGCTATACAGAGCTGTATAGATATGTCTAGTATTCAGAGTATTGGTGCTATACAGAGCTGTATAGATATGTCTAGTATTCAGAGTATTGGTGCTATACAGAGCTGTATAGATATGTCTAGTATTCAGAGTATTGGTGGGATACAGAGCTGTATAGATATGTCTAGTATTCAGAGTATTGGTGGGATACAGAGCTGTATAGATATGTCTAGTATTCAGAGTATTGGTGCTATACAGAGCTGTATAGATATGTCTAGTATTCAGAGTATTGGTGCTATACAGAGCTGTATAGATATGTCTAGTATTCAGAGTATTGGTGCTATACAGAGCTGTATAGATATGTCTAGTATTCAGAGTATTGGTGCTATACAGAGCTGTATAGATATGTCTAGTATTCAGAGTATTGGTGCTATACAGAGCTGTATAGATATGTCTAGTATTCAGAGTATTGGTGCTATACAGAGCTGTATAGATATGTCTAGTATTCAGAGTATTGGTGGGATACAGAGCTGTATAGATATGTCTAGTATTCAGAGTATTGGTGGGATACAGAGCTGTATAGATATGTCTAGTATTCAGAGTATTGGTGGGATACAGAGCTGTATAGATATGTCTAGTATTCAGAGTATTGGTGCTATACAGAGCTGTATAGATATGTCTAGTATTCAGAGTATTGGTGCTATACAGAGCTGTATAGATATGTCTAGTATTCAGAGTATTGGTGCTATACAGAGCTGTATAGATATGTCTAGTATTCAGAGTATTGGTGCTATACAGAGCTGTATAGATATGTCTAGTATTCAGAGTATTGGTGCTATACAGAGCTGTATAGATATGTCTAGTATTCAGAGTATTGGTGGGATACAGAGCTGTATAGATATGTCTAGTATTCAGAGTATTGGTGCTATACAGAGCTGTATAGATATGTCTAGTATTCAGAGTATTGGTGCTATACAGAGCTGTATAGATATGTCTAGTATTCAGAGTATTGGTGCTATACAGAGCTGTATAGATATGTCTATGTTACGTTCCTTTCTAGAATGA